Proteins from one Bombus affinis isolate iyBomAffi1 chromosome 1, iyBomAffi1.2, whole genome shotgun sequence genomic window:
- the LOC126917736 gene encoding WW domain-containing adapter protein with coiled-coil isoform X6: MNLNAKYNSSKGGYSSSTTSSDSRYEGRMRDSPNGNSYSPAGGLGMGMGTDRDSPRSYTSKPLYKKERENRDYKLSSSRDKYSDCARSPKDKRSRESRDSEHRTNHDRSSGEILHPIKLSSNSSRESSSQRKPSHNSCQDKRGDERGGAMERSARFGDWSEHMSSSGKKYYYNCKTEVSQWEKPREWISRTENRQRQSNDYSSRSSHDKHSNSRSNSSSVRDGKSSRQTDKREYWSSCSASGGSSSREDVSIREREREKERERERERERDREPGREETGVERQAQDMDISPGDSTPTSEPLTSCTHDPLPQGPVLLATALPRLTSHPPSTPQTTPGKLNSPTQQGNSNAPGPPVSLANLPRLLSQITGNKEQPDITPQKALQTLQTAAILLSRQQSASGDRNNSGNDVMVPLKVDTSGNVTNEGPPTPTHSETQDCIDARKLTSPGATNSGVQGLSSLQNLSTLGSLGNLSNTGLQALSRVQPPLTPSLTPSLANHYREDLTQHVRAFPADILEKQAQKLSEEAHTMGSLQCTRVSAELKTARSIVRLTEIQATLQEQRILFLRQQIQTLEELKSQNSFMSDDS; the protein is encoded by the exons ATGAACTTg aaCGCAAAATATAACAGTTCTAAGGGTGGATACTCATCATCAACAACATCATCAGATAGTCGTTACGAGGGACGTATGCGAGATTCCCCAAATGGCAACTCTTATAGTCCAGCAGGGGGCTTGGGTATGGGCATGGGAACAGATAGAGACAGTCCTCGCAGCTACACATCCAAGCCCCTATACaagaaggagagagaaaacAGAGACTACAAGTTATCCTCCTCTAGGGACAAGTACTCGG ATTGTGCACGATCCCCAAAAGACAAGAGAAGCCGTGAGAGCAGAGATTCAGAACACAGGACCAACCATGATAGGAGTAGTGGAGAG ATTTTACATCCTATAAAATTATCATCGAATTCATCAAGAGAGTCATCATCTCAGAGAAAACCATCACATAATTCCTGTCAG GACAAACGTGGTGATGAGCGAGGAGGTGCAATGGAACGTTCGGCCAGGTTTGGTGATTGGTCAGAGCATATGAGTTCTTCGGGCAAGAAGTATTATTACAACTGCAAAACAGAAGTTTCTCAGTGGGAAAAACCACGGGAATGGATTAGTCGAACCGAAAACCGACAACGTCAGTCCAATGATTATTCTTCTAGGTCAA GTCATGATAAACATTCCAACTCGCGGTCAAATAGTAGCAGTGTGCGAGATGGTAAATCATCGCGTCAGACCGACAAACGAGAATATTGGAGCTCATGCAGTGCAAGtggtggtagtagtagtagggAAGATGTTTCTATTAGGGAAAGGGAAAGGGAAAAAGAACGGGAAAGAGAACGAGAACGCGAAAGAGATCGAGAACCAGGTAGAGAAGAAACGGGAGTGGAGCGTCAAGCACAAGATATGGATATATCTCCAGGTGATTCTACTCCAACTTCCGAACCTCTGACATCTTGTACCCACGATCCACTGCCTCAAGGTCCTGTTTTGTTAGCCACTG CGTTACCTCGGTTAACATCACATCCACCATCTACACCACAAACTACACCTGGAAAACTTAATTCACCAACACAACAAGGAAACAGTAATGCTCCAGGTCCACCGGTTTCATTAGCAAATCTTCCACGACTTTTGTCTCAAATAACAGGTAATAAGGAACAACCCGACATTACACCACAGAAAGCATTACAAACACTTCAAACAGCTGCTATTCTATTGTCTAGACAG CAGTCAGCTAGTGGTGACCGAAATAATAGTGGAAATGACGTAATGGTTCCACTAAAGGTTGATACAAGTGGCAATGTTACAAATGAGGGACCACCTACTCCCACACATTCGGAAACCCAGGATTGTATCGATGCTCGAAAAT TAACAAGTCCTGGGGCGACGAATTCTGGAGTACAAGGTTTAAGCTCATTGCAAAATCTTAGTACATTAGGTTCCCTTGGAAATTTAAGTAATACAGGTTTACAAGCATTGTCTAGAGTACAGCCTCCTTTAACACCTTCCTTAACACCATCACTTGCTAATCACTATCGGGAAGATTTAACGCAACATGTGCGTGCCTTTCCTGCTGATATTCTTGAAAAACag GCACAGAAGCTTAGTGAAGAAGCACACACAATGGGAAGTTTGCAGTGTACAAGAGTGTCGGCAGAGTTAAAGACGGCACGATCGATAGTGAGGCTGACAGAAATTCAAGCAACGTTACAGGAACAaag GATATTATTTCTCCGTCAACAAATTCAAACATTGGAGGAGCTAAAATCCCAAAATTCCTTCATGTCTGACGATTCTTAG